One window of the Shewanella litorisediminis genome contains the following:
- the ahpC gene encoding alkyl hydroperoxide reductase subunit C has product MTQSIINSTIKPFKATAFHKGEFVPVTEQDLLGKWSVVFFYPADFTFVCPTELGDMADHYAKLQSMGVEVYSVSTDTHFTHKAWHDTSDTINKIEFPMVADPTGIISRNFGVMIEEEGLALRGTFVINPEGQVKVAEIHDLGIGRSASELVRKIQAAQYVATHDGEVCPAKWQPGDETLAPSLDLVGKI; this is encoded by the coding sequence ATGACTCAATCCATCATCAACAGCACCATCAAGCCATTTAAAGCCACTGCTTTCCACAAGGGCGAATTCGTGCCTGTGACCGAGCAGGATCTGCTGGGCAAGTGGTCTGTGGTGTTCTTCTATCCAGCCGACTTCACCTTCGTATGTCCAACGGAGCTGGGCGACATGGCTGACCACTATGCCAAGCTGCAGTCCATGGGCGTGGAAGTGTACTCAGTGTCTACCGACACCCACTTCACCCACAAGGCGTGGCACGACACTTCTGACACCATCAACAAGATTGAATTCCCGATGGTGGCTGACCCAACCGGTATCATCAGCCGTAACTTTGGCGTGATGATCGAAGAAGAAGGCCTGGCCCTGCGTGGTACCTTCGTTATCAACCCAGAAGGTCAGGTAAAAGTAGCCGAAATCCACGATCTGGGTATTGGTCGCAGCGCCAGCGAGCTGGTTCGTAAAATTCAGGCCGCTCAGTACGTTGCTACTCACGATGGCGAAGTATGTCCAGCCAAGTGGCAGCCAGGTGACGAAACTCTGGCGCCTTCTCTGGACCTGGTTGGCAAAATCTAA
- a CDS encoding leucyl aminopeptidase, with product MLKTSKSTLAVLFASLLSLPAVADKVHFSSELTASGETLVLFKVQNTDFPGARVLSDGSLTHLERAMQVNQFDGGEGEMLEVLAPAGSQLNRILVMGLGDGKLTDGELNNLGGKLADKLSAHKDTRITLIAEGTPDAANLAAEVAHGFDLKRYQFGRYTNKSQDERELSFALSDAKAAAAEYARLAAVDAGVVLARDLVNTPAGDMTPEDFAAEARKLKSLGVKVTVLDAKGIEKLGMGALSGVGKGSESGPRLVVAHWEGTKGAPIAMVGKGITFDSGGYNIKASGDSISHMKSDMAGAAAILGTVKAMAMQKAKVNLVAVLPLAENMVSGDALRPGDVLRTAEGLTVEVMNTDAEGRLILADGMWYARTHYQPKVLIDVATLTGSKVRALGREYAGIFSDEEALVSGLTASGAAMGEKLWRLPLDKAYGDELKSNIADLKNTGAEGSAGASSAAMFLKRFSGDVPWVHLDIAGNALSSSEKPLSPAGATGFGVRLLSHWLTEQGSN from the coding sequence ATGCTGAAAACCTCTAAATCCACTCTTGCTGTGCTGTTTGCCTCTTTGCTTTCATTACCCGCAGTGGCCGACAAGGTGCACTTTTCATCTGAACTGACTGCCAGTGGTGAAACCCTGGTGCTGTTTAAAGTACAAAATACCGACTTCCCCGGCGCCCGTGTGCTGAGTGATGGCAGCCTGACTCACCTTGAGCGGGCCATGCAGGTCAATCAATTCGATGGTGGCGAAGGTGAAATGCTGGAGGTGCTGGCGCCTGCCGGCAGTCAGCTTAACCGGATCCTGGTGATGGGGCTGGGTGATGGCAAGCTGACCGACGGCGAACTCAATAACCTGGGGGGCAAGCTGGCCGACAAGCTCTCGGCCCATAAAGATACCCGCATCACCCTGATTGCCGAAGGCACTCCCGATGCAGCCAATCTGGCGGCAGAAGTTGCCCATGGCTTTGATTTGAAGCGCTATCAGTTTGGTCGTTACACCAACAAGTCGCAGGATGAACGTGAACTCAGTTTCGCCCTGTCTGACGCCAAAGCCGCGGCTGCCGAATATGCCCGCCTCGCTGCCGTGGATGCGGGGGTGGTGCTGGCCAGGGATTTGGTGAATACCCCCGCCGGGGATATGACCCCGGAAGACTTTGCCGCCGAGGCCCGTAAGCTCAAGAGTCTGGGCGTCAAGGTGACAGTACTCGATGCCAAAGGCATTGAAAAATTGGGTATGGGCGCCCTGAGCGGGGTCGGTAAGGGCAGCGAGAGCGGCCCGCGTCTTGTGGTTGCGCACTGGGAAGGCACCAAGGGGGCGCCCATCGCCATGGTCGGCAAGGGGATAACCTTTGACTCTGGCGGTTACAACATCAAGGCTTCCGGAGATTCCATCTCCCACATGAAATCGGATATGGCTGGCGCCGCTGCCATTTTGGGTACCGTAAAAGCCATGGCGATGCAAAAGGCCAAAGTGAATCTGGTGGCCGTGTTGCCGCTGGCAGAGAACATGGTTTCCGGTGATGCACTGCGCCCCGGAGATGTGCTGCGGACTGCAGAAGGTCTGACGGTGGAAGTGATGAATACCGATGCCGAGGGCAGGCTCATCCTGGCCGACGGCATGTGGTATGCCAGAACTCACTATCAGCCAAAGGTGCTGATTGATGTGGCAACCCTCACCGGCTCCAAGGTTCGTGCGCTGGGGCGTGAGTATGCGGGTATTTTCAGTGATGAAGAGGCGCTGGTATCCGGCTTGACCGCCTCCGGCGCTGCCATGGGCGAGAAACTCTGGCGTTTGCCGCTGGACAAGGCCTATGGGGATGAACTCAAGTCAAATATCGCCGATTTGAAAAATACCGGTGCCGAAGGCAGCGCAGGCGCTTCCTCTGCGGCCATGTTCCTCAAACGCTTCTCCGGTGATGTGCCCTGGGTACACCTGGATATCGCCGGTAATGCCTTGTCTTCATCGGAAAAACCGCTGAGCCCCGCCGGTGCCACCGGTTTTGGTGTGCGTTTACTGAGCCATTGGCTGACCGAGCAAGGCAGCAACTAA
- a CDS encoding porin: protein MKHKLAVCLGSLLLSAPALAEINISGFASVVGGKVLEGSGVEEFGLEPTFLADYPLVGAYTEEFSFEPDTLFGLQISADLLDGLSATAQIVSRGADDFSANFEWAYLSYELNEHWTLQAGKKRLPLYYYSDFFDVGYAYPWIRPPADNYTWQIFNYTGVSALYNYLIGDWTLTGQVYFGREDDEPNKLLSEFFFGESTREIWKDIGGVVVQLNYEWLDIRLTHMQYTNERYIGGEQVEWDGETERDGKFYGLSVNIDWNNLVVLTEINRLTLQDSDLDTYLVTLGYRIKDFMPFVSYSDFDDGSEIHNTTSVGLRWDFHPSAAFKIQYDDVKDDGTGAGTDDSWRVAGDSKSISLGIDLVF, encoded by the coding sequence ATGAAGCACAAATTGGCTGTCTGCCTCGGCTCGCTGCTGCTCTCTGCGCCTGCGTTGGCTGAGATTAATATATCCGGGTTTGCCTCTGTTGTCGGTGGCAAGGTGTTGGAAGGCAGTGGGGTTGAAGAGTTTGGGCTCGAACCTACCTTCCTGGCCGATTATCCACTGGTGGGTGCCTACACGGAGGAGTTCAGCTTTGAACCAGACACCCTGTTTGGCCTGCAAATTTCTGCTGACCTTCTGGACGGACTTTCCGCTACGGCGCAAATCGTCTCCCGGGGCGCAGACGACTTTTCTGCCAACTTTGAGTGGGCTTATTTGTCCTATGAGCTTAACGAACACTGGACATTACAAGCCGGTAAAAAGCGCCTACCGCTTTACTACTACAGCGATTTCTTTGATGTGGGTTACGCCTATCCCTGGATTAGGCCACCCGCAGACAATTACACCTGGCAGATTTTTAACTACACAGGCGTGAGTGCCCTTTATAACTACCTAATAGGGGACTGGACGCTGACAGGTCAGGTGTATTTTGGCCGCGAAGATGATGAACCCAACAAGCTGTTGTCGGAATTCTTTTTTGGCGAGTCCACCCGGGAAATCTGGAAAGACATTGGCGGCGTGGTGGTGCAGCTTAACTATGAATGGCTGGATATACGTCTCACCCATATGCAGTACACCAACGAGCGCTACATTGGTGGTGAACAGGTGGAGTGGGACGGCGAAACCGAACGTGATGGAAAATTTTATGGTTTGTCGGTCAACATCGATTGGAACAATCTGGTGGTGCTGACTGAAATCAATCGCTTGACCCTTCAAGACTCAGATCTCGATACCTATTTGGTGACTCTGGGTTATCGCATTAAAGACTTCATGCCTTTTGTCTCTTATTCCGACTTTGATGATGGCAGTGAAATCCACAACACCACTTCTGTGGGGCTTCGCTGGGATTTCCACCCATCGGCCGCCTTTAAAATTCAATATGACGATGTAAAAGACGACGGAACCGGGGCCGGTACCGACGACTCCTGGCGGGTTGCCGGGGACTCCAAGTCAATCAGCCTGGGTATAGACCTGGTATTTTAG
- the ahpF gene encoding alkyl hydroperoxide reductase subunit F produces the protein MLNADLKQQLKTYLQNLRQDVRLVVSADDSKKSQELLDLANDISSLSPLVSVTQARLERTPEMQVTNAQGTDIRFAGLPMGHEFTSLVLALLHTGGHPLKLDLSVIEQIKALPQTLKFETFISLSCQNCPDVVQALNMMAALNPNISSTMIDGALFQDEVESRQIMAVPSVFLNGELFSQGRISLKEILARVDTQAAAREADALSEKDPYEVLIVGAGPAGASAAIYSARKGLRTGLVADRFGGQVTETVGIENFISVKATEGPKLVANLEAHVRDYEVDVMENQKALKLTKDGLYQVELANGAVLSGKTVLIATGARWREMNVPGEKEYRGRGVAYCPHCDGPLFKGKRVAVIGGGNSGIEAAIDLANIVEHVTVLEFDSKLRADEVLVRKARSMGNIHIITQAQTTEVVGDGNKVTGLVYTDRATGDVHRVELAGIFVQIGLVPNTEWLKGTLELTPRGEIVVDERGQTSLPGVFAAGDVTNSAYKQIIIAMGSGAAASLGAFDYLIRHSEADTSAAA, from the coding sequence ATGTTAAACGCGGATTTGAAACAGCAACTTAAGACCTATCTGCAAAATCTACGGCAAGACGTCAGACTCGTGGTGTCTGCCGATGACAGCAAAAAATCTCAGGAATTGCTCGACCTGGCCAATGACATCTCCTCCTTGTCTCCGTTGGTTTCAGTGACCCAGGCCAGGCTCGAGCGCACCCCTGAGATGCAGGTGACCAATGCGCAGGGCACCGACATTCGCTTTGCCGGCTTACCCATGGGCCACGAATTCACGTCCCTGGTGTTGGCACTGCTGCACACTGGCGGACATCCACTCAAGCTGGACCTGTCTGTCATTGAACAAATCAAGGCGCTGCCACAGACGCTGAAGTTTGAAACCTTCATTTCTCTGAGCTGCCAAAACTGTCCCGATGTGGTGCAGGCTCTGAACATGATGGCTGCGCTGAACCCGAACATCAGCAGCACCATGATTGATGGTGCCCTGTTCCAGGACGAGGTGGAATCAAGGCAGATCATGGCTGTGCCCTCGGTATTCCTCAATGGTGAACTCTTTTCCCAGGGGCGTATCAGCCTCAAGGAAATCCTCGCCAGGGTGGATACCCAGGCCGCGGCGCGAGAAGCCGATGCCCTGAGCGAGAAGGACCCCTACGAGGTGCTTATCGTGGGTGCAGGCCCCGCCGGTGCCTCGGCGGCCATTTATTCGGCCCGTAAAGGCCTGCGCACGGGCCTGGTTGCCGACCGCTTTGGTGGACAGGTGACTGAAACCGTGGGCATTGAGAACTTTATTTCGGTGAAAGCCACCGAAGGCCCCAAGCTGGTGGCAAATCTGGAAGCCCACGTTCGCGATTACGAAGTGGATGTGATGGAAAACCAGAAGGCACTCAAGCTGACCAAAGACGGCCTCTATCAGGTGGAGCTGGCAAATGGTGCCGTGCTGTCCGGGAAGACCGTGCTGATCGCCACCGGTGCCCGCTGGCGTGAAATGAACGTACCCGGTGAGAAAGAATACCGTGGCCGTGGTGTGGCTTATTGTCCTCACTGTGATGGCCCGCTGTTCAAGGGTAAGCGTGTTGCTGTGATTGGTGGTGGTAATTCCGGCATTGAAGCCGCCATCGATTTGGCCAATATCGTGGAACACGTGACTGTGCTTGAGTTTGACAGCAAGCTGCGCGCCGACGAGGTGCTGGTTCGCAAGGCGCGCTCCATGGGGAATATCCATATTATTACCCAGGCACAAACCACCGAGGTGGTGGGCGATGGCAACAAGGTGACCGGGCTTGTGTACACAGACCGCGCCACAGGCGATGTCCACCGTGTTGAGCTTGCCGGTATTTTTGTTCAGATTGGTCTGGTGCCCAATACTGAATGGCTCAAGGGCACCCTGGAGTTGACTCCTCGCGGAGAGATAGTCGTGGATGAGCGCGGCCAAACCTCGCTGCCCGGTGTATTTGCAGCAGGTGATGTGACCAACTCGGCCTACAAGCAAATCATTATTGCCATGGGCAGTGGTGCGGCGGCGAGCCTTGGGGCCTTTGATTACCTTATCCGTCACAGCGAGGCCGATACCTCAGCAGCAGCCTGA
- a CDS encoding GGDEF domain-containing protein, protein MDKESLSFDEALKYESRQYLLVSFQWLSFISLVLLSAVGLNIALDPNLGLGRDAVFTLMLLPGTLCLAHLGLRFAKVSWSRSLGWNLFFLAALVISWLVSMSLLRGMGLLVLPGIESLSDVLSLAMAVALFPSMKLTAAAVAPFLLYSAFYRYEVYPESIYFSVMRALFMFLIIMSAQRVIFKWFQKAVRRNVEKQRLVKHFRRMALLDGLTGLSNRRHFDEILNQEIRAASRTGHPLSLILLDIDFFKRLNDSLGHQAGDDCLRQLGQLLSDVAARPRDLAVRYGGEEFAVLLPETTVTGAAEVADRIARLLAKAAMPHPDSQVAAHITVSQGLVQWQRGMDAAALLEASDAALYRAKEDGRNRYVQSASPGE, encoded by the coding sequence GTGGATAAAGAATCACTGTCGTTTGATGAAGCGCTCAAGTACGAATCGCGCCAATACCTGTTGGTCAGCTTTCAATGGTTGAGCTTTATCAGCCTGGTGCTGCTGAGCGCCGTCGGTCTTAATATCGCGCTGGATCCCAACCTCGGCTTGGGGCGGGATGCCGTCTTTACCCTGATGCTGCTACCCGGCACCCTCTGCCTGGCGCATTTGGGGCTGAGGTTTGCCAAGGTTTCCTGGTCGAGGAGCCTCGGTTGGAATCTTTTCTTTTTGGCGGCGCTGGTCATCAGTTGGCTGGTGTCTATGTCGTTGCTGCGAGGCATGGGGCTTTTGGTGTTGCCGGGTATAGAGTCCCTCAGTGATGTGCTCAGCCTTGCCATGGCTGTTGCACTCTTTCCCAGCATGAAACTGACTGCCGCAGCGGTGGCGCCTTTTTTACTCTATTCGGCCTTTTATCGCTACGAAGTCTATCCAGAAAGCATTTACTTCAGTGTCATGCGCGCCCTGTTTATGTTTTTGATCATCATGAGTGCCCAGCGGGTGATCTTTAAATGGTTTCAAAAAGCTGTGCGCCGCAATGTGGAAAAGCAGCGGCTGGTAAAGCATTTTCGCCGTATGGCCCTGCTGGATGGCCTCACAGGTCTGAGTAACAGGCGTCATTTTGATGAAATTCTGAATCAGGAAATACGGGCCGCGTCCCGAACCGGGCATCCATTAAGTCTGATACTACTGGATATCGACTTTTTCAAACGGCTCAATGACTCGCTTGGACACCAGGCCGGAGATGATTGTTTGCGGCAGCTTGGGCAGCTCCTATCCGATGTGGCAGCAAGACCAAGGGATCTGGCCGTGCGTTATGGCGGTGAAGAGTTTGCAGTGCTGTTGCCTGAAACCACGGTAACAGGCGCGGCGGAGGTTGCCGATCGCATCGCCAGATTGTTGGCCAAGGCCGCCATGCCGCACCCGGACTCTCAGGTTGCTGCCCATATTACTGTGTCCCAGGGATTGGTGCAGTGGCAGCGGGGAATGGATGCCGCAGCCTTGTTGGAGGCAAGCGATGCGGCCCTTTACCGGGCCAAAGAAGACGGCCGTAACCGCTATGTACAATCAGCATCGCCAGGGGAGTAG